The Niallia alba genome includes a window with the following:
- the dapG gene encoding aspartate kinase, translated as MKIMVQKFGGTSVRDEKSRIQAKDHIKDALSEGYKVVVVVSAMGRKGEPYATDTLLSLVGGSESSISRRENDLLMSCGEIISSVVFTQLLLENQISATSLTGAQAGFKTNNDFTNARIMEMDCSRILQELEHHDVVVVAGFQGAAPNGDITTLGRGGSDTSAAALGSALNAEYIDIFTDVEGIMTADPRIAENARPLSVVTYSEVCNMAYQGAKVIHPRAVEIAMQAKVPIRIRSTYSKGTGTLVTSSNPESRGSDIKERPVTGIAHVANVTQIKVFAKKDQYDLQAQVFKAMANEEISVDFINISPNSVVYTVTNEMTNKAIAVLENMGYEPVIERECAKVSVVGAGMAGVPGVTFKIVTALSNKGIRILQSADSHATIWVLVKQDDLVSAVNVLHDAFELEKE; from the coding sequence GTGAAGATAATGGTTCAAAAATTTGGTGGAACATCGGTAAGAGATGAAAAAAGCCGAATTCAAGCAAAAGATCATATTAAAGATGCATTAAGTGAAGGGTATAAAGTAGTTGTAGTTGTTTCCGCAATGGGACGTAAAGGGGAGCCATACGCAACCGATACATTATTATCCTTAGTCGGTGGATCCGAATCGAGTATTAGCAGAAGGGAAAATGATTTGTTAATGTCGTGTGGCGAAATTATTTCTAGTGTAGTATTTACGCAGCTATTATTAGAAAATCAGATTTCTGCAACTTCACTAACAGGTGCGCAAGCTGGCTTTAAGACAAATAATGATTTTACCAACGCAAGAATTATGGAAATGGATTGCAGCCGAATTCTGCAAGAGTTAGAGCATCATGATGTCGTAGTAGTAGCTGGTTTCCAAGGAGCAGCACCAAATGGCGATATAACAACATTAGGTAGAGGCGGAAGTGATACTTCAGCAGCTGCTTTAGGATCTGCACTTAATGCTGAATATATTGATATTTTTACAGACGTAGAAGGGATTATGACAGCTGATCCAAGAATTGCAGAAAATGCTCGTCCATTATCGGTTGTCACTTATTCAGAAGTATGTAATATGGCATACCAAGGGGCGAAAGTTATCCATCCACGAGCAGTAGAAATTGCTATGCAGGCAAAGGTGCCGATTCGAATTCGTTCTACGTATTCTAAAGGTACTGGTACACTTGTTACATCAAGCAATCCAGAAAGCAGAGGCAGTGATATTAAAGAGAGACCTGTTACTGGCATAGCTCATGTAGCGAATGTAACACAAATTAAGGTATTTGCGAAAAAAGACCAATATGATTTGCAAGCACAAGTATTTAAAGCGATGGCTAATGAAGAAATTAGTGTAGACTTTATCAACATTTCACCAAACAGTGTCGTCTATACAGTTACAAATGAAATGACAAACAAAGCGATAGCTGTTCTTGAGAATATGGGTTATGAACCTGTTATTGAAAGAGAATGTGCAAAGGTATCCGTTGTTGGTGCTGGAATGGCCGGTGTACCTGGTGTCACATTTAAAATCGTTACAGCACTATCAAATAAAGGAATTAGAATTCTCCAATCAGCTGATAGCCATGCGACGATATGGGTACTTGTGAAACAGGATGATTTAGTAAGTGCTGTTAATGTATTGCATGATGCATTTGAACTAGAGAAAGAATAG
- a CDS encoding ribonuclease J codes for MKNEKIKLVALGGVGENGKNMFVVEVDEDIFIIDAGLMYPQNEMLGIDIVIPDITYLKQNKDRVKGIFLTHAHEDHIGGLSYILRDLDVPVYTTLLTAELTKEKMKEQDFKGQAQFEIVTSKSVLTFASSKVSFFKTNHSIPDSIGIVIHTSEGAIVHTGDFKFDQTASDLYKPEYGEMAKIGEEGVLALLSDSTNADKPGYSTTDFIVTQSLIEAFLHTKGRIIAACFATDLNRIQHIIDAAEKTNRKVAIIGKNLQRVLQIALKHNYLLVNEETIVSYNELQTYSQDQMVIITTGTKGEPIEALQKMVKKNQKQASIMEGDTVLFAASSFLGSEVFVGKTIDKLYRAGATLLAGYKTFNSSNHGSQEELKFMINMMKPKFFLPIHGEYRVLKAHEKIAIECGIAPQNIYLPEQGEVLEYKEDTLRVGGKIPAGNVLIDGSGVGDVGNIVLRDRKLLSQDGILTVVITLNKAERKISAGPEIITRGFVYVRESEKLLEEASDRVRDIVEKSISKDSFDWTGIKQDIRDTLNQFLYEKTKRRPMILPIIMEVKPARK; via the coding sequence ATGAAAAATGAAAAAATAAAGCTGGTCGCACTCGGTGGAGTGGGCGAGAACGGAAAAAATATGTTTGTAGTCGAAGTGGATGAAGACATATTTATAATTGATGCTGGCTTAATGTATCCACAAAATGAAATGTTGGGAATTGATATTGTTATTCCAGATATCACGTATTTAAAGCAAAACAAAGACAGAGTAAAAGGGATTTTCCTAACACATGCACATGAAGACCATATTGGAGGCTTATCTTATATTTTAAGAGATTTGGATGTTCCAGTTTACACGACGCTTTTAACAGCTGAACTGACAAAGGAAAAGATGAAAGAGCAGGACTTCAAAGGACAAGCACAATTTGAAATTGTTACCTCTAAATCCGTTCTAACATTTGCTTCCTCAAAGGTGTCCTTCTTTAAGACGAATCATAGTATCCCTGATAGTATTGGGATCGTTATCCATACATCAGAAGGCGCAATTGTACATACTGGGGATTTCAAATTCGACCAGACGGCAAGTGATTTATATAAGCCAGAATATGGTGAGATGGCAAAGATAGGCGAAGAGGGAGTATTAGCTTTACTTTCTGATAGTACGAATGCAGATAAACCAGGTTATTCTACAACTGACTTTATTGTAACACAAAGCTTAATTGAAGCATTTTTACACACAAAGGGTCGTATCATTGCTGCATGTTTTGCTACTGACTTAAATCGAATCCAGCATATAATTGATGCTGCAGAAAAAACAAATCGTAAAGTCGCAATTATTGGCAAGAATTTGCAAAGAGTATTACAAATTGCCTTAAAGCATAACTATTTGTTAGTGAACGAAGAAACAATCGTTTCCTATAATGAGCTTCAAACATATTCACAAGACCAAATGGTAATCATTACAACTGGCACAAAAGGGGAACCTATTGAAGCACTGCAAAAGATGGTAAAGAAAAATCAGAAACAAGCAAGCATTATGGAAGGAGATACTGTTTTATTTGCAGCGTCTTCCTTCTTAGGAAGCGAAGTATTTGTTGGAAAAACAATCGATAAACTATATCGAGCAGGTGCAACACTACTTGCAGGCTATAAAACATTCAATAGCTCCAATCATGGCAGCCAAGAAGAGTTAAAATTCATGATTAATATGATGAAGCCTAAATTCTTTTTGCCAATCCATGGAGAGTACCGTGTATTAAAAGCGCATGAGAAAATTGCGATTGAATGCGGAATAGCTCCGCAAAATATTTATCTTCCTGAACAAGGAGAGGTTCTTGAATATAAGGAAGATACGCTCCGTGTTGGCGGCAAGATTCCAGCAGGAAATGTTTTAATTGACGGCAGCGGTGTTGGAGATGTTGGAAATATTGTCTTAAGAGATCGTAAGCTACTATCTCAGGATGGTATTTTAACGGTTGTCATAACGTTAAATAAGGCGGAAAGAAAGATTTCTGCTGGTCCAGAAATTATTACACGAGGCTTTGTATATGTTCGTGAATCAGAAAAGTTATTAGAAGAAGCTTCTGACCGAGTAAGAGATATTGTGGAAAAAAGTATCAGCAAGGATAGCTTTGATTGGACTGGAATCAAGCAAGATATACGAGATACATTAAACCAGTTCCTTTATGAAAAAACAAAACGCAGACCGATGATCTTGCCAATTATTATGGAAGTAAAACCGGCTAGAAAATAA
- the dpaB gene encoding dipicolinate synthase subunit B: protein MSLQGKRIGFGISGSHCTYEEVVPQVEKLVSLGAEVVPVVTGNVKNTDTRFGKGKDWVSKIEEITGQNIIDSIVAAEPLGPKAPLDCMIIAPLTGNSMSKFANAMTDNAVLMAAKATLRNQKPVVLGISTNDALGLNGINLMRLMATKNIFFIPFGQDDPIKKPNSMVARMSMLAETIEAALEYKQIQPVIVEKYLD, encoded by the coding sequence ATGAGTCTACAAGGAAAAAGAATTGGGTTTGGAATTTCTGGGTCTCACTGTACGTATGAAGAAGTGGTACCGCAAGTAGAAAAGTTAGTATCACTTGGGGCGGAAGTAGTACCAGTTGTAACGGGCAATGTAAAAAATACAGACACACGTTTCGGTAAAGGGAAAGATTGGGTTAGTAAGATAGAAGAAATAACGGGGCAGAACATAATTGACAGTATTGTCGCTGCAGAGCCACTTGGACCGAAAGCACCGCTTGACTGTATGATCATTGCACCTTTAACAGGAAATAGCATGAGTAAATTTGCGAATGCGATGACAGATAATGCAGTGCTAATGGCAGCTAAAGCAACATTACGCAACCAAAAACCTGTTGTCTTAGGGATTTCTACCAATGATGCGTTAGGATTAAACGGCATTAATCTAATGCGTTTAATGGCAACAAAAAATATTTTCTTTATTCCATTTGGTCAGGATGATCCAATAAAAAAACCAAATTCCATGGTAGCAAGAATGTCTATGCTTGCAGAAACAATTGAGGCAGCATTAGAATATAAACAGATTCAACCAGTAATTGTGGAAAAGTATTTAGATTAA
- the dpaA gene encoding dipicolinic acid synthetase subunit A, with product MLKGMKIAVIGGDARQLEIVRKLTEQQAILSLIGFEQLDHAFTGATKEKIDNVDFSEIDAIILPVRGTDLNGQVDTIFSNEKVILTKEILEKTPEHCTVYSGITNQYLSLLMKETKRKLVQLFDRDDVAILNSIPTVEGTIMMAIQHTDTTIHGSKVIVLGLGRVGMSVARTFHALGAKVKVAASQSEHIARIIEMGLTPVHLDNLKIAVEDIDICINTIPHLVVTSDVIEKMPLHTLVIDLASKPGGTDFQYAEKRGVKALLAPSLPGIVAPKTAGNILADVLSQLLEDQLR from the coding sequence ATGCTGAAAGGGATGAAAATCGCGGTTATCGGCGGTGATGCAAGGCAGCTTGAGATTGTTCGAAAACTAACGGAACAACAAGCAATTCTTTCATTAATCGGCTTCGAGCAATTAGACCATGCATTCACTGGGGCTACAAAAGAAAAAATCGATAACGTAGATTTTTCAGAAATAGATGCTATTATCTTACCCGTTAGAGGAACAGATCTAAATGGGCAAGTCGATACTATCTTTTCGAACGAAAAAGTTATTTTAACAAAAGAAATATTAGAAAAAACCCCAGAGCATTGCACCGTATATTCAGGGATAACGAATCAATATTTAAGTTTGCTAATGAAAGAAACAAAACGTAAACTCGTTCAATTATTTGATCGAGATGATGTAGCAATATTAAATTCCATTCCAACCGTAGAAGGTACGATTATGATGGCAATCCAACATACAGATACAACGATTCATGGCTCAAAGGTAATTGTACTTGGGCTAGGACGTGTAGGGATGAGTGTTGCAAGGACTTTCCACGCATTAGGGGCAAAAGTGAAGGTTGCAGCAAGTCAAAGTGAACATATTGCTCGCATTATAGAAATGGGATTAACTCCTGTACATTTAGATAATTTAAAGATTGCGGTCGAAGATATTGACATTTGTATCAATACGATTCCACATCTTGTCGTAACTTCTGATGTCATTGAAAAAATGCCTTTACACACGCTGGTAATTGATTTGGCATCTAAACCAGGCGGAACGGATTTTCAATATGCTGAAAAAAGAGGGGTTAAGGCATTACTTGCACCAAGTTTACCAGGTATCGTAGCGCCAAAAACAGCCGGGAATATTTTGGCAGATGTCCTATCTCAATTACTAGAAGATCAGCTGCGATAA
- the asd gene encoding aspartate-semialdehyde dehydrogenase has product MEQLKGYNVAVVGATGAVGQQMIKTLESRDFPISTLTLLSSKRSAGTKVLYKEKEFVVQEATPDSFKGIDIALFSAGGGVSKDLAPHAVRHGAIVVDNTSAFRMDKDVPLVVPEVNEEDLHKHNGIIANPNCSTIQMVVALQPLKEKYGLSKVLVSTYQAVSGSGAAAVEELNSQTQAILNNEAFEAKILPVKSDKKHYQIAFNAVPQIDVFTENGFTYEEMKMINETKKIMHADDLKVAATCVRIPVATGHSESVYFELDNDQVTVAEIKELLGDAPGIVLQDDPNNQIYPMPADCVGSNDVFVGRIRQDLDVKNGFHMWVVSDNLLKGAAWNSVQIAESLIKLELV; this is encoded by the coding sequence ATGGAGCAATTAAAAGGATATAACGTAGCAGTAGTTGGAGCAACAGGGGCTGTTGGTCAACAAATGATTAAAACATTAGAAAGCAGAGATTTTCCGATTTCAACCTTAACTCTTTTGTCATCAAAACGTTCAGCAGGGACAAAAGTTCTTTATAAAGAGAAGGAATTTGTGGTACAAGAAGCGACTCCAGATAGTTTTAAAGGAATTGATATCGCGTTATTTAGCGCAGGCGGTGGGGTATCGAAGGACCTTGCTCCACATGCAGTTAGACATGGAGCGATTGTTGTTGATAATACAAGCGCATTCCGTATGGATAAAGATGTGCCATTAGTAGTACCAGAAGTAAATGAAGAAGACCTTCATAAACATAATGGTATTATTGCTAATCCAAACTGTTCTACTATCCAAATGGTTGTAGCTTTACAACCATTAAAAGAAAAATATGGGCTATCTAAAGTATTAGTATCTACTTATCAAGCTGTTTCTGGATCAGGCGCAGCTGCAGTAGAGGAATTAAATAGTCAAACGCAAGCTATTCTAAATAACGAAGCGTTTGAGGCGAAAATTCTTCCAGTGAAAAGTGATAAAAAACATTACCAAATAGCTTTCAATGCAGTTCCGCAAATCGATGTGTTTACAGAAAATGGATTCACTTATGAAGAAATGAAAATGATTAATGAAACAAAAAAAATCATGCATGCAGATGACTTAAAAGTTGCGGCAACATGTGTACGTATTCCAGTTGCTACAGGTCACTCTGAATCTGTTTATTTTGAATTAGATAATGATCAAGTAACGGTTGCTGAAATAAAAGAATTACTGGGTGATGCACCTGGTATTGTGCTTCAAGATGATCCAAATAATCAAATCTATCCAATGCCTGCAGACTGTGTTGGAAGCAACGATGTATTTGTTGGACGCATTCGTCAAGATTTAGATGTGAAAAATGGATTCCATATGTGGGTAGTTTCAGATAATTTATTAAAAGGTGCCGCATGGAACTCTGTTCAAATAGCAGAAAGTCTAATTAAATTAGAGCTTGTTTAA
- the dapA gene encoding 4-hydroxy-tetrahydrodipicolinate synthase codes for MGLFGRVSTAMITPFDAKGHIDFPKTTQLINHLLENGTDSLVVAGTTGESPTLSKQEKIALFKHVVKVVEKRVPIIAGTGSYNTYESIELTKQAELAGVDAVMVVGPYYNKPNQEGLYQHIKAVAESTKLPVMIYNIPGRSVVNIEPETIIRLSEIQNIVAVKEASGNLNKITKIIASTPDDFYVYSGDDSLTLPLLSVGGTGVISVASHVIGKEMQEMVSTFLDGKIDAASKMHQKLLPLMLALFKAPNPVPVKTALQLKGFDVGSVRLPLVPLTEEERTELARFL; via the coding sequence ATGGGTTTATTTGGTAGGGTGTCAACGGCCATGATTACACCATTTGATGCCAAGGGACATATAGATTTTCCAAAAACAACACAGTTAATTAATCATTTACTTGAAAACGGAACAGATTCTTTAGTGGTAGCTGGTACAACTGGAGAATCGCCAACATTATCCAAACAAGAGAAGATTGCTTTATTTAAACATGTGGTAAAGGTAGTGGAAAAGAGAGTTCCTATCATTGCAGGAACTGGCAGTTATAACACATATGAGTCCATCGAATTAACGAAACAAGCTGAACTTGCAGGCGTGGACGCGGTTATGGTAGTTGGACCATACTATAACAAACCGAATCAAGAAGGCTTGTATCAACATATTAAAGCAGTTGCAGAATCTACAAAACTTCCCGTTATGATATATAATATTCCAGGTCGTTCTGTTGTTAATATTGAACCAGAAACTATTATTCGCTTGTCCGAAATTCAAAACATAGTAGCAGTAAAAGAAGCTAGCGGAAATTTGAATAAAATCACGAAAATTATTGCATCTACACCAGATGATTTTTATGTATACAGTGGAGATGATAGTTTGACATTGCCGTTGTTATCTGTAGGTGGAACTGGGGTAATCTCGGTTGCTTCTCATGTAATCGGTAAGGAAATGCAAGAAATGGTAAGTACTTTTTTAGATGGAAAAATAGACGCTGCTTCTAAAATGCATCAAAAATTACTTCCTCTTATGTTAGCTTTATTTAAAGCACCTAACCCTGTTCCTGTCAAAACTGCACTGCAATTAAAAGGATTTGATGTTGGTTCAGTTCGTTTACCTTTAGTACCATTAACAGAGGAAGAACGAACAGAACTTGCAAGATTTTTATAA
- a CDS encoding YlzJ-like family protein, with protein sequence MIMYTMMPEELIFPMSQDIYERQQVIQYNGIPLLVARNESNEFEVIRVLSTDPNHYLHTEMQPGAKIPTI encoded by the coding sequence ATGATTATGTATACAATGATGCCTGAAGAATTAATTTTCCCAATGAGTCAAGACATCTATGAAAGACAACAAGTTATTCAGTATAACGGTATACCTTTATTAGTGGCTAGAAATGAGTCAAATGAATTTGAAGTCATTAGAGTACTTAGCACCGATCCAAATCATTATCTGCATACAGAAATGCAACCAGGAGCAAAAATTCCAACAATTTAA
- a CDS encoding ClpP family protease, whose translation MVSVNNNNAQPEEQPKEDKPSSLMEKIQQLGQTNVPQLSQDSKIHCLTIVGQIEGHLQLPPQNKTTKYEHLIPQIVAIEQNPKIEGVLVILNTVGGDVEAGLAISEMLASLSKPTVSLVLGGGHSIGVPIAVSCDHSYIAETATMTIHPIRLTGLVIGVPQTFEYLDKMQERVVNFVTKHSKISEENFKDLMFAKGNLTRDIGTNVIGSDAVTSGLIDSVGGVGDAMKKLNELIDANKEQNEGIIQ comes from the coding sequence ATGGTTTCAGTAAATAATAATAACGCTCAACCTGAGGAACAGCCGAAAGAGGATAAACCATCTAGCTTAATGGAAAAAATCCAACAGTTGGGACAAACAAATGTACCGCAGCTATCTCAGGATTCCAAAATACATTGTTTAACGATTGTTGGTCAAATTGAAGGACATTTACAATTACCACCGCAAAATAAAACAACGAAATATGAGCATCTAATTCCCCAAATTGTAGCAATCGAGCAAAACCCGAAAATTGAAGGGGTACTTGTTATTTTAAATACTGTTGGGGGCGATGTAGAAGCTGGATTAGCTATTTCTGAAATGCTTGCTTCTCTTTCTAAACCAACTGTTTCCTTAGTATTAGGAGGAGGGCATTCAATCGGTGTTCCAATTGCTGTGTCCTGTGATCATTCTTATATTGCAGAAACAGCAACAATGACGATTCATCCAATCCGCTTGACAGGTCTCGTTATCGGGGTCCCACAAACATTCGAATACTTAGATAAAATGCAAGAGAGAGTCGTTAACTTTGTAACAAAACATTCCAAAATTAGTGAAGAAAATTTTAAAGACTTAATGTTTGCTAAAGGAAATCTAACAAGAGATATCGGGACAAATGTAATTGGAAGTGATGCTGTTACTTCTGGACTTATTGACTCTGTTGGCGGCGTAGGAGATGCTATGAAAAAGCTAAATGAATTGATTGATGCCAATAAAGAACAGAATGAAGGGATTATTCAATGA
- a CDS encoding amino acid permease: MAKNQLQKNLLPRHISLMAMGGAIGTGIFKGSGETVSIAGPGVIFTYIFAGLLLLVVMGSIAEMAIIYPNTNMKGFIGKAFGDRMAFIIGWMYCILWLAVCVIEVVVAGSFLQYWLPDIPLWILSIICSVVLIAVNTMNVKNYGEFEFWFAGIKIGMIILFIILGAAVLFGIIPSGETNYLQNYTENGGFFPNGWMSVFSALLIVMFSYGGSELIGVTVTEVKDADKILPKVIKSFILRIILFYTLPILIICGLIPWNELTEASSPFVQVLSISGLSGAAHIMNFVLIIAVLSAANSGIYGCTRMMYSLAIEGQGPKAFSKVNKSGVPLYSLMVTAVILIAGSMIALVKQDQVFSLLMAFPGFVVSIVWITICLAQLKLRRSYPFQPSFKIWGYPFIPIFTVICLAIISISFLFDEANRISIMACLACFAVVIFISIFKFQSNKR; encoded by the coding sequence ATGGCAAAAAATCAGTTACAGAAAAATCTGTTGCCAAGACATATTAGTCTAATGGCAATGGGAGGAGCAATTGGAACAGGGATATTTAAAGGAAGCGGCGAAACAGTGTCTATTGCCGGCCCAGGCGTTATCTTTACATATATATTTGCTGGACTATTATTGCTTGTCGTAATGGGAAGTATTGCAGAAATGGCTATTATTTATCCGAATACTAATATGAAAGGTTTTATCGGGAAAGCTTTTGGTGATCGAATGGCGTTCATTATTGGCTGGATGTATTGCATTCTATGGCTTGCTGTATGCGTGATTGAAGTTGTTGTTGCTGGAAGCTTTTTGCAATATTGGCTGCCAGATATCCCGTTATGGATTTTAAGTATTATTTGTTCTGTTGTATTAATCGCAGTAAATACAATGAATGTTAAAAATTATGGTGAATTTGAATTTTGGTTTGCAGGTATTAAAATTGGAATGATTATTCTCTTTATTATATTAGGAGCAGCGGTATTATTTGGAATCATTCCATCAGGAGAAACGAATTATTTGCAAAATTACACAGAGAATGGTGGATTTTTCCCAAATGGCTGGATGTCTGTTTTTTCAGCATTATTAATTGTTATGTTCTCCTATGGTGGCTCTGAACTGATTGGAGTAACGGTAACAGAGGTAAAAGATGCAGACAAAATACTACCTAAAGTAATTAAAAGCTTTATTTTACGAATTATTTTATTTTATACACTACCAATTCTAATTATTTGTGGACTAATTCCTTGGAACGAGCTAACAGAAGCTTCTAGTCCTTTCGTACAAGTACTTTCTATTTCCGGATTGTCTGGCGCAGCACATATTATGAACTTTGTTTTAATTATTGCCGTGTTATCTGCAGCAAATTCGGGTATATATGGATGTACAAGAATGATGTATTCCCTTGCTATAGAAGGACAAGGTCCAAAGGCATTTAGTAAGGTAAATAAAAGTGGAGTACCTCTTTATAGTTTAATGGTTACAGCTGTTATTTTAATTGCAGGCTCTATGATTGCATTAGTGAAGCAAGATCAAGTATTCTCTTTATTAATGGCATTTCCAGGTTTTGTTGTATCGATTGTCTGGATAACGATATGTTTAGCGCAACTAAAGTTACGAAGATCTTATCCATTTCAGCCAAGCTTTAAAATTTGGGGTTATCCGTTTATTCCCATTTTTACGGTTATATGCTTAGCAATTATTAGTATTAGTTTCTTGTTCGATGAGGCAAACCGAATTAGTATTATGGCATGTTTAGCTTGTTTTGCAGTCGTAATATTTATTTCTATTTTTAAATTTCAGTCGAATAAGCGGTGA